The genome window taatattactttttttacaatttgtaATTCTGTAATTTCATCATAATCTCGTTTCTTCGTTTGTACAAATTTAAGACTTGGCTTCTTAACTGTTCTTAAAAAGTTGATAGTATAGTAGGTTTCGTCGTCTTTCTGTTTCATATTCTCAATGAATCCAATGTAGTAAGTCCATTTCTTTCTATTAAAGTATCTTACAAGTACTGTATCATTTAAGCTATATTTTTCGTCATCATCAGTCTTGTTTTGTTCTATTTGGTTATCATCAGTATTTTCAGAGTCAGTCTTATATTGTTtcagtttcatttttttttctttatttcctTCTTCGTCATCATCAGTCTTGTTTTGTTCCATAAGATTCTCATCAGTATTTTTAGGGAGTTTGTTAGTCTTATATTCTTTCAATTTCATTGTTTTCTCTTTAGGTGCTTCTTCGTCATCATCGGCCTTGTTTTGTTCTATTTGGTTCTCATCAGTATTTTCAGGAAGTTTGTCAGTCTTATATTGTTtcagtttctttttttttctctttaggTGCTTCTTCGTCATCGTCAGTCTTGTTAAcacattcatttttattttcagtcttaTTTTTCTCTCTACAGCTTTCTTGAACTTtagcagctttataattttcTTGATTATCACAATCTCCATTTaaatgataattttcctttccATTCTTTGTTTTTTTGCCTTTACCTTttcctttattttcttttccttcttctttagtttttaaatCTTCAGCacctaatattttttctttcccTGTAATATCACACATTATTTTATGTTCACTTGGACTTTCACCTCCTACTTCTGTTTGCGAGTTTTCCTTTTCTATTTCTGTATCCAAATACTCATCACCCCAGAAACCGTCAATTAATGCTTCATAGTCACAATTATCAacaaaatcaaaatcggtttcgCTGTGTAAACTAATAATATCGGACACACTAGTAGAGCTGTCTGAAACTTTTCGtcttctttttaatttatttttgcattctttttctttatattttattcctgAAGTACCTGGTTTTGCAAGTGTAATCTTATCAGTTTGTTTTGCCTTTAACTTGCCTTTGTTCTTCAAGTCCCGCTTCTTTGATACATATTTAACCGGTGGTGTTTCATCtgcattttttttcattgtagaCGTGATAACCTCAGCCCCTTTAGCCACtcgcttttttttatttaaagtattccCTTTTTTATCCTGGCGAATTTTTTCTAGCAATAGTTCttcaaaatttacttttatatcCTCGATAATTTTTATACGCGAAGTCTTCTTTTCTTTGCGCTGAGAATTATCACATTGAAGGCACATTGGTATATCAAATCTCTCTCTCTTCCTATCAAATGTATGGTATGCTACAAATGACTGAGCCTGATCGTCATTTTTTGCCAGTTTATTCAGATTACTGAAAGTACCAATTCTTGTGCAGAAAACCCTACATGGGTTTTCTGCACAAGAATTGGTACTTCCTTGATCGGGATTGGCCGTTTTTTCTGTATTTATAGCATCAAGACAAAGTTCTTTAAGTGTCTTCGGAATTTGGAGACTTAACTGTGCTTTTTGAAATCTTCTGTACGCAGCTGGATCGTATTTATCTACTGGTATCACTTGAGGGTCGTATGGGCAAATGCCAGCTTTTTTAAAACCACTCTTAATCACATCAGGGTTTACGTCCTGCCAAGTTTCTGCAAAGGtttgagaaaatattttttttggcatCTTTGTGCCAACATTGTGACGCTGCCATTCAACTAGTTTAGCGTCCCATTTGgttttaaaagatttaaaaactGATACATCAAGTGGTTGTAGTAAATGGGACGTATGAGGAGGCAGCTTCAAAATGGTCACATTGTTTTCTATGGCCAACTCGACAACTTTCACATCCACGTGTGTGGAATGTCCGTCATAAATGATTACCACAGGACGTTCTTCACCAAGAGCTGGAATTAAAATCTTTTTCatatagttataaaatatttctgatTCCATCCATCCTTTGGTACTAGCTGCATATGCCAGTTCAAAATCGTAGTTTTCTGCTGGTGCCATCCACTCATCCCATATATTTTTACCTTTAAATACTATTAATGGCGACACCTTTTTGCCAGCGGCGCTCACAGCCGTCAATACAGTTATGTTTTCTTTTCCAGTCCCGCAAGTGGTCCTTGAACATGGCTTGTTAATAGCACCAACTACTTTTGTTCGGACTGGATCAAGTGATAACGAAGTCTCGTCTAAATTCCATATCAAGTGTGAGCTTTCGAATAGATTTAAGGAAGTCAACGTTTCCTCTAGCATCTTAAAATATTCCGAGACAACAAAAGGGTCTGTCATTTTTTTCCGCACGTATTCTACGGGCTGCGCTTTTTTAATAGACAATCTGTTCCTTTTTCTAAAAGCAATAAACCAATCTTTGCCTGGTTTGTTGTTATTGAATGGGGTGTCCAATTTATTCTTTGCTACAAATtcctctactagcattatcacTTCTTGTCTTGATAATCCAAACCCCCATTTCTccataattttaagtttatctGCCAATTGCATTTCTAACGCAGGTGGAATAGCCGTCGGTCTACCCACATTATTTGACATAACATTGTCTTTGATTCTGTCATAAAGAGTAGTTGTGGGGATTCCATACTTTTTCGCTGAAGCGTATATTGACAGCCCATTATTTTTAACGTCTTGAATTGCTTTGTCCATATCATTTTGTGTGTActttggttctttttttttaatatatttatacggCATGATTctgaaacaatttatatttatttatgtttatatagTATTTACcaaagtaagtataaataaggTGAGTAAaaattaggtaggt of Aricia agestis chromosome 9, ilAriAges1.1, whole genome shotgun sequence contains these proteins:
- the LOC121730716 gene encoding uncharacterized protein LOC121730716 — protein: MEIVIIKKIIKLLKFKKAVERKIRLKIKMNVLTRLTMTKKHLKRKKKKLKQYKTDKLPENTDENQIEQNKADDDEEAPKEKTMKLKEYKTNKLPKNTDENLMEQNKTDDDEEGNKEKKMKLKQYKTDSENTDDNQIEQNKTDDDEKYSLNDTVLVRYFNRKKWTYYIGFIENMKQKDDETYYTINFLRTVKKPSLKFVQTKKRDYDEITELQIVKKVILEKSYDNDKEFMLFNDDSQMFID